A window of Macrotis lagotis isolate mMagLag1 chromosome X, bilby.v1.9.chrom.fasta, whole genome shotgun sequence contains these coding sequences:
- the CARM1 gene encoding histone-arginine methyltransferase CARM1 isoform X1: MMQDYVRTGTYQRAILQNHSDFKDKIVLDVGCGSGILSFFAAQAGARKVYAVEASTMAQHAEVLVKSNNLTDRIVVIPGKVEEISLPEQVDIIISEPMGYMLFNERMLESYLHAKKYLKPSGNMFPTIGDVHLAPFTDEQLYMEQFTKANFWYQPSFHGVDLSALRGAAVDEYFRQPVVDTFDIRILMAKSVKYTVNFLEAKEGDLHRIEIPFKFHMLHSGLVHGLAFWFDVAFIGSIMTVWLSTAPTEPLTHWYQVRCLFQSPLFAKAGDTLSGTCLLIANKRQSYDISIVAQVDQTGSKSSNLLDLKNPFFRYTGTTPSPPPGSHYTSPSENMWNTGGAYNLSSGMAVAGMPTAYDLSSVIAGGASVSHNNLIPLANTGIVNHTHSRMGSIMSTGIVQGSSSGQSGGGSSTHYPVNSQFTMGGPAISMASPMSITTNTMHYGS, encoded by the exons ATGATGCAAGATTATGTACGGACAGGCACCTATCAGAGGGCAATCCTGCAGAACCATAGTGATTTCAAAGACAAG aTTGTCCTAGATGTGGGCTGTGGCTCAGGGATCCTGTCTTTTTTTGCGGCTCAGGCAGGAGCAAGAAAAGTCTATGCAGTGGAAGCAAGCACCATGGCTCAGCATGCTGAG GTTTTAGTAAAGAGTAACAACCTCACAGACCGAATTGTGGTCATTCCTGGAAAGGTGGAGGAAATCTCACTTCCTGAGCAGGTGGACATTATTATTTCAGAGCCAATGGGCTACATGCTTTTCAATGAACGTATGTTGGAGAGCTACCTCCATGCCAAGAAGTACTTAAAGCCTAGTG GAAATATGTTTCCAACCATTGGGGATGTTCATCTTGCACCATTCACAGATGAGCAACTCTACATGGAACAGTTTACTAAGGCCAATTTTTG GTATCAGCCATCTTTTCATGGAGTTGACTTGTCAGCACTTAGAGGAGCTGCAGTAGATGAGTATTTCAGACAACCTGTTGTG GATACATTTGATATCAGGATTTTAATGGCTAAGTCAGTAAAATATACAGTGAATTTCTTAGAAGCCAAAGAAGGCGATTTGCACAG GatagaaatcccattcaagtTCCACATGCTGCATTCAGGGCTTGTCCATGGCTTGGCGTTCTGGTTTGATGTAGCCTTCATTGGTTCCAT AATGACAGTGTGGCTGTCCACAGCACCCACGGAGCCTCTGACTCACTGGTACCAAGTTCGGTGTTTGTTTCAGTCGCCGCTCTTTGCAAAGGCCGGGGACACGCTCTCAGGGACATGTCTGCTCATCGCAAATAAGAG ACAGAGCTATGACATCAGTATTGTTGCCCAGGTGGATCAGACAGGTTCCAAATCCAGTAACCTCCTGGACCTGAAAAACCCTTTCTTTAG ATATACAGGTACGACACCATCTCCTCCACCTGGCTCTCACTACACATCTCCATCTGAGAATATGTGGAACACAGGTGGCGCCTACAACCTGAGCAGTGGGATGGCCGTGGCGG GGATGCCAACGGCCTATGACCTGAGCAGTGTTATCGCTGGTGGAGCCAGTGTCAGCCACAACAACCTTATCCCTTTAG CCAACACTGGGATTGTCAATCACACCCACTCCCGGATGGGCTCCATTATGAGCACAGGGATTGTCCAAG GCTCCTCCAGTGGCCAGAGCGGGGGTGGCTCCAGCACTCACTACCCAGTCAACAGCCAGTTTACCATGGGGGGCCCTGCCATCTCTATGGCCTCCCCTATGTCCATCACCACCAACACAATGCATTATGGGAGCTAA